From the Excalfactoria chinensis isolate bCotChi1 chromosome 1, bCotChi1.hap2, whole genome shotgun sequence genome, one window contains:
- the LOC140247149 gene encoding uncharacterized protein: MSQPENIWVTWSNRTGQKDFCLSLQSASSPFSTCLIGVPRWDPEEFNGYVRKNKCEKDAVSTVFFMKAFESNFTHWARMSACLIRSLNTSLPWDPPELQLLGSQSVGNVTWNKKTQKWERPVRCLYFSGFKTPGQLSNHKVWQGLLGNRTPLQRRIGSETFTLVNPIRYDTYRLSGAYCGFSAERVEGFSRPCSGDGSENAFADHCIKEGGNWLSYNQKHVVRHPNGSNYNISCYWGPDNLACSGCCARKEPLTGEGLWSNGTAKALPKGIFLICGDRAWQGIPKNPVGGPCYLGKLTLLAPNHSAVINVMKSMVRVQRQKRSIKNLDRDCGDEVQLWGPTARIFASILAPGVAAAQALREIERLACWSAKEANVTTMVLSELLMDINNIRHAVLQNRAAIDFLLLAQGHGCKDFEGMCCFNLSDHSDSIHKKLEWMQEHTKKIAIDDAFGSWLDGLFGNIGPWLKQFLKVLIIGILVFLALMICLPCVFQCIQGCLQRMIERIFNDKMECQRIYDKL; encoded by the coding sequence ATGTCacaaccagaaaatatttgggtcACATGGTCTAATCGAACTGggcagaaagatttctgcctgaGTTTACAGTCAGCCTCATCACCATTTAGTACATGCCTTATTGGTGTACCCAGGTGGGACCCAGAGGAGTTTAACGGATATGTGCGAAAGAACAAATGCGAGAAAGATGCAGTgagcacagttttctttatgaaggCGTTTGAGTCTAACTTCACTCATTGGGCCAGAATGTCTGCATGCCTTATTAGATCTTTGAATACCTCCCTACCATGGGATCCACCAGAGTTGCAGCTGCTTGGATCCCAATCAGTCGGTAATGTAACATGGAATAAGAAAACTCAGAAGTGGGAACGTCCAGTTAGATGTCTATATTTTTCGGGTTTTAAGACACCGGGTCAATTGTCTAATCATAAGGTATGGCAGGGCCTGCTTGGGAATAGGACACCATTACAGAGAAGAATTGGATCCGAAACTTTCACTTTAGTTAACCCCATTCGATATGACACATATAGGTTGTCAGGGGCATATTgtggtttttctgctgaaagggTGGAGGGATTCTCTCGTCCTTGTTCCGGGGATGGCTCCGAGAATGCATTTGCAGACCATTGCATAAAGGAGGGTGGGAATTGGCTCTCTTACAATCAGAAGCATGTGGTACGTCATCCTAACGGGTCCAACTATAATATCTCATGCTATTGGGGTCCTGACAATCTAGCATGCTCTGGTTGTTGTGCTCGGAAGGAACCTTTGACTGGGGAAGGATTATGGAGCAATGGTACAGCCAAAGCTCTTCCTAAGGGTATATTCTTGATATGTGGGGATAGAGCTTGGCAAGGGATACCAAAGAATCCAGTTGGGGGTCCGTGTTATTTGGGAAAATTGACACTGTTGGCTCCCAATCATTCTGCGGTGATTAATGTTATGAAAAGCATGGTTCGAGTGCAACGCCAGAAACGATCAATAAAAAATCTGGATCGGGATTGTGGGGATGAGGTTCAGTTGTGGGGTCCCACAGCCAGAATCTTTGCGTCAATCTTAGCCCCAGGagtagctgcagcccaggcGCTGAGAGAAATTGAGAGATTGGCTTGTTGGTCTGCGAAAGAAGCTAATGTCACCACAATGGTCTTGTCGGAACTCCTGATGGACATTAATAACATCAgacatgctgttctccagaacagagctgcgATAGACTTTCTGCTACTGGCCCAAGGGCACGGATGCAAGGACTTtgaagggatgtgctgcttcaatCTGAGCGACCACAGTGATTCAATTCATAAGAAGTTGGAGTGGATGCAAGAGCATACCAAGAAAATTGCAATTGATGATGCATTCGGCAGCTGGCTGGATGGACTATTTGGTAATATTGGCCCATGgcttaaacagtttcttaaagtattaattatagggattttagttttcttagctttaatgATTTGCCTACCTTGTGTGTTTCAATGTATCCAGGGTTGTTTACAGCGTatgatagaaagaatatttaatgacaaaatggagtgCCAACGGATATATgataagctttaa